GACGGCCGGTGGCGGCGAGAACGCCTCCTTCGGGACCGTCTCGACGACCTCCACGTCGGCGTAGTGACCGGCCGTCACCGAGAGCCGGCCGTACTCGTCGGTGGCGGGCTCGGCGGCCATCCGCTCGGCGAACTCCCGCTGGAACATCAGGATTAGCGGGCGGTCGCGAGGGAGCAGCCGGAAGGCGATCTCGCTGGAGACGCCGTAGGGCAGGTTCGAGACCGAGAGGGTGAACTCGGGGAGGGCGACGTCGAGCGCGTCGCCTTCGATCACGGTCAGCCGGTCGGCGTCGATCTCGGCGGCGAACTCCGTCCGGAGGAAGGCGGCCAGGTCGGGGTCGCGTTCGATCACGGTCACCCGGTCGGCGACGGCGAGCAGGCGATCGGTGAGGGCGCCCGTCCCGCCGCCGATCTCGAGGACGTGACTCGTGTCGGCGTCGATCTCGGTGGCGTAGTCCGGGAGTCGGTCGAGAACGCGGTCGTCGACGAGGAAGTGCTGGTCCCGGCCGGGGTCGCCGCGCACGCCGGCACGGGCGAGGAGGGCGTCGGGATCGCGGCTGCCAGTCGTCGGCGCGTCGTCGGCGTGGCCACCAGTCATTGGCGGATCCAGAACCTCGCCGACCAAAAACGTGTCAGTCCTGGTCGTCGGCCCCGACGAACGTCCGGTACTTCAGGTCGTCCTCGCGCATCTCCTCGAGGACGCGTTCGACGAGCACTTCTCTGGGGTTGTGGAGGCCGTTGACGCGCGCCTCCAGATCCTCGAAGTTCTGGAAGGGGCGGCGGTCGCGCTCGTCTAAGATGTTGTTGCGGAGCTTCTTGCCGATCCCCGGCAGCAGGTTCAGCTGGTGGAGCCGCAGCGTGATCGGCTGGGCGTCGTTGTAGAAGTCGACGAACCGCTGTTCGTTGGTGGTGACGATTTCCTCGACGACGTACTCCAGTTCCGAGCGCGCGCCACTGGGCAGATCCTCGTACTCGATGCGGCGAATGCGCTCGACCGGGCTGTCGTCGCCGCGCTCGACGGGGACGCGGTCCCCGATCTGGACGCCGGCGTCGTCGTCGATCCGGAGTTCGAAGAGCTCGAAGTCGGATTCGGTCAGGACGTACGCGAGCGGCGACTTCTCGTACTGTGGGCGGTCGTCCTCCGTACGACCGTGGGGAAGGTAATCGAGGACGACACCCGTCTCGCGCTCGGTGTCGGCGGCCGGGTCGCCGCTCTCGGAATCGCTCATGGGATCCGATACGGCGACGGGATACATAAAAGCCCCAGCCGACGAGCGGTTAGACGTACTTCGCGACGACGTCGAGGATGTCGTCGAGTTCGTCGCCCGAGAGGGAGAATCGCTCCTGGGCGTAGATGGCACGCAACTCGTCGCGGTCCCGTGGCGTCGTGTTGGCGATCTTGTAGGCGGTCGCCTCGTCGACCTTCTCGAGGTCCAGCAGTTCGTCGACGAACTCCTGGGACTCCTCGGGGTCGAGCGTCGCGAACCGGTTGACGTGCTCGATGGCCCGCGCGAGTTCGTAGCGCATCTCCCGATCCTCGTCTTCGGCGCGCTCGAGTTCGAGCGTCTCGAGGATCTCCTTGGTCTCGGCGAGCGTCAGGTACTCCTCGCCGACCTTCTCCTTGAAGATCGTCATTCCTGAGCGGAGATGTGGGCGGGCTTGACGATGATCGTCTTCTCTTTGCCCTGATCCTCGATCAGGACCTTGTAGGCCTCACCCTGCTTGCCGTCGACCGTTCCGGTGTACCCGTTGAATCGCGGGTGGAACCGCCCGTCGTTGACCGAGGGGTCGATCTTGAGGTGGACCTTCTGGCCCTCCTCGAACTCCTGAATCGAGCGCTGGGGCGGCGAAGTCCCCCGATCGCGGGGGTCGTTTTTCAGCTTGTGGCGCGTCTTCTTCAGTGGACCGTGCGAATTGGGCATTCGTGGCTGTCGGTTGTGTGGTCGGGCTTATAAATCGTGCGTTCCGACGCCGTCGGGGCCGCGGCGGCGCCCCGCGCAGCTCACGGGTCGCGACGATCTCACGGACTGCGTCCGTTCGATTCGAGGTCGAGGACCTCGCGCTCCCCGTTCGCCCGTTCGGAGGCCTCCCTGCGGTCGGCCTCCAGTCAATCGTCGGAACTCGCCACGTCCGGGTCGGCGGCGTCGACCGTCACGTCGGTCGCGTCGACGGTGAACTCGTCCATCAGCGAGCGGAGGTCGTCGGCCTGATCGGCGATGGTTCGGGCGGTTCCGGCCACCGACTCCAGCTGATCGGCCTGTGTCGTGGCGGTATCGGCCACCTCGCCGGCGCGGTCGGCGGTTCGTTCGCTGACGTCGGTGGCCTGGTCGGTCATCGTGACGACCTCCTGTGCGGAGGCCGCCTGATCGTCGGTCGCCTCGCTGATCTCACGGACGCCGTCGGTCGTGTGTTCGACCTTGTCCGCGATGTCTTCGAGCGCGTCGAGCGCGCCCTGGG
This Halorientalis sp. IM1011 DNA region includes the following protein-coding sequences:
- a CDS encoding 16S ribosomal RNA methyltransferase A — its product is MTGGHADDAPTTGSRDPDALLARAGVRGDPGRDQHFLVDDRVLDRLPDYATEIDADTSHVLEIGGGTGALTDRLLAVADRVTVIERDPDLAAFLRTEFAAEIDADRLTVIEGDALDVALPEFTLSVSNLPYGVSSEIAFRLLPRDRPLILMFQREFAERMAAEPATDEYGRLSVTAGHYADVEVVETVPKEAFSPPPAVESAVVRARPRDPDYTVPDDDFFLDFVTAVFTQRRKTMRNAVRNTAHISGLDEPDAVVDAAEEELMGRRAGKVTPAEFAELARLAWEVGDPT
- a CDS encoding DUF655 domain-containing protein; amino-acid sequence: MSDSESGDPAADTERETGVVLDYLPHGRTEDDRPQYEKSPLAYVLTESDFELFELRIDDDAGVQIGDRVPVERGDDSPVERIRRIEYEDLPSGARSELEYVVEEIVTTNEQRFVDFYNDAQPITLRLHQLNLLPGIGKKLRNNILDERDRRPFQNFEDLEARVNGLHNPREVLVERVLEEMREDDLKYRTFVGADDQD
- a CDS encoding RNA polymerase Rpb4 family protein translates to MTIFKEKVGEEYLTLAETKEILETLELERAEDEDREMRYELARAIEHVNRFATLDPEESQEFVDELLDLEKVDEATAYKIANTTPRDRDELRAIYAQERFSLSGDELDDILDVVAKYV
- a CDS encoding 50S ribosomal protein L21e, which translates into the protein MPNSHGPLKKTRHKLKNDPRDRGTSPPQRSIQEFEEGQKVHLKIDPSVNDGRFHPRFNGYTGTVDGKQGEAYKVLIEDQGKEKTIIVKPAHISAQE